From a region of the Nonlabens dokdonensis DSW-6 genome:
- a CDS encoding autotransporter outer membrane beta-barrel domain-containing protein gives MKFFYCILFSFASLLSYSQVGIGTAAPTADLEIISNTGLASGEFNGIIIPKVPVLPTGAALPSVAQTGLILYLDSNDAAEGFYYFNGTSYQNVNATSAFYTDGTTDNATSTTSDIVRTGRTSFGTESVAAAVVTVENPGAVASEERTILSVTNRHTSVAAAASTPDTKTLDLTNTSTTGRDKIGIANEVSVSGLGAHIGIDNVVAVNNNSNFTNYGIRNVIGSSTTSGQDINGISTRAGNAGATGTVYGIRSIALNDGSNNSFSGYFQGDSFAIRNAGDTDGYTMPVDSGTAGQVLTTDGTGAATWSGLSDFSRADVSGTTYTLNNPAQGDTNDDWEDVVFSNETVTSANYDNSNGVYTAPADGVYNINAMVTSDFTTGDTFRFGINVVVDYDGGDDSYVFYKQIEYSHSGTGTVSREVNANISLLENANIKIQFLMPDSYANFTVDEFGPKTNLTITKL, from the coding sequence ATGAAATTTTTCTACTGTATCTTATTTTCTTTTGCAAGTCTTTTATCGTATTCTCAAGTAGGAATAGGCACTGCCGCTCCTACTGCCGATTTGGAAATTATTTCAAATACTGGCCTTGCTAGCGGTGAGTTTAATGGAATTATTATCCCAAAAGTCCCAGTTCTTCCTACTGGAGCCGCTTTACCTAGTGTTGCTCAGACAGGACTTATTTTGTATTTAGATTCTAACGATGCAGCCGAAGGTTTTTACTACTTTAATGGGACGTCTTATCAAAACGTGAATGCTACATCTGCATTTTATACCGATGGAACAACTGACAATGCTACTTCTACAACTTCTGACATCGTAAGAACTGGAAGAACCTCTTTTGGAACAGAATCAGTTGCTGCGGCTGTTGTAACAGTAGAGAATCCAGGCGCTGTGGCTTCAGAAGAAAGAACGATTTTAAGCGTGACTAATAGGCATACAAGCGTTGCGGCAGCGGCTTCAACGCCAGATACTAAAACATTAGATTTGACCAATACAAGTACAACAGGTCGAGATAAGATAGGTATTGCTAATGAAGTTTCTGTTTCCGGTTTAGGCGCTCACATTGGTATCGACAATGTAGTTGCTGTTAATAATAATAGTAATTTCACCAATTATGGCATCAGAAATGTAATAGGATCAAGCACGACTTCAGGACAAGATATTAATGGAATTTCTACAAGAGCAGGTAATGCAGGTGCAACTGGAACCGTTTATGGAATAAGAAGTATTGCTTTGAACGATGGCTCAAATAATTCGTTTTCTGGATATTTTCAAGGAGATTCATTTGCGATAAGAAACGCTGGTGACACAGATGGTTACACAATGCCAGTAGATTCTGGTACGGCTGGTCAAGTACTGACTACAGATGGTACTGGTGCAGCAACGTGGAGTGGTCTTTCAGATTTTTCTAGAGCTGATGTATCTGGGACTACATACACTTTGAACAACCCTGCACAAGGTGATACAAATGATGATTGGGAAGATGTTGTTTTCAGTAATGAAACTGTGACTAGTGCTAATTATGATAATTCAAATGGTGTATATACAGCTCCTGCAGATGGTGTCTATAACATAAATGCAATGGTTACTTCTGACTTTACCACTGGAGACACATTTAGATTTGGTATTAATGTGGTGGTTGATTACGACGGTGGAGATGATAGTTATGTATTTTATAAACAAATAGAATATTCACATTCAGGAACTGGTACGGTTTCTAGAGAAGTAAACGCAAATATTTCTTTGCTAGAAAACGCGAATATTAAAATCCAATTTTTAATGCCGGATTCCTATGCTAATTTCACGGTTGACGAGTTTGGGCCAAAAACCAATTTAACGATTACTAAGCTGTAA
- a CDS encoding septum formation inhibitor Maf, whose protein sequence is MKFFYTLIVVLTLMSCKNDAELANNTPATKAEKPVSQLENRQLTQEFKDYWYNGTAEISSYDISVARYGEMREGTGVMIFVTEPFDNKDQIKADQHKENNRPVLKLNATRDFYTGIYPYKIMSSTFLPLDKKDNAIKIATSIQEWCGHTYMQLNQNEASYDVTLHSYFQSEGNKDFEIDNVITENQIAAQLRIDPKDMPTGELKVIPSTEYLRLKHMEAKPYDAVAKLSEIPDGYLYSVKFTDLGRTIAFKTEKEFPYKILSWMDRYKDGAAPMVSSGTLKKTINTAYWGKNANKDAVLRDNLGL, encoded by the coding sequence ATGAAGTTTTTTTATACCTTAATAGTTGTGTTGACTTTAATGTCATGTAAAAACGATGCTGAATTAGCTAATAATACACCAGCCACAAAAGCTGAAAAACCTGTTTCACAATTAGAAAACAGACAACTAACACAAGAATTCAAAGACTACTGGTATAACGGTACGGCAGAGATATCGAGTTATGACATCAGCGTTGCTCGTTATGGTGAGATGAGAGAAGGAACTGGTGTGATGATTTTTGTTACTGAGCCATTTGATAATAAAGATCAAATAAAAGCAGACCAACATAAAGAAAACAATCGACCTGTTCTTAAATTAAATGCAACTCGAGATTTCTACACAGGAATTTATCCTTATAAAATAATGAGCAGCACCTTTTTGCCACTGGACAAAAAAGATAATGCGATTAAAATAGCGACTTCTATTCAAGAATGGTGTGGTCACACTTACATGCAATTAAATCAAAATGAAGCTAGTTATGATGTGACGCTTCACTCCTACTTTCAAAGTGAAGGAAATAAAGATTTTGAAATCGATAACGTAATAACTGAAAACCAAATAGCAGCGCAACTAAGAATTGACCCTAAAGACATGCCTACAGGCGAATTAAAGGTAATTCCAAGCACTGAATATTTGAGATTAAAGCATATGGAAGCCAAACCTTATGATGCTGTTGCTAAACTTAGTGAAATCCCTGATGGTTATTTGTACAGTGTTAAATTCACTGATCTAGGTAGAACCATTGCTTTTAAAACCGAAAAAGAATTTCCTTATAAAATTCTTTCATGGATGGATCGTTATAAAGACGGAGCAGCACCCATGGTTTCCTCTGGTACGCTCAAGAAAACCATAAACACTGCTTACTGGGGAAAGAACGCAAATAAAGATGCTGTTTTAAGAGATAATTTAGGTTTATGA
- a CDS encoding mechanosensitive ion channel domain-containing protein gives MKEFLLRPQVILTLSLLLLTFITHRFIIWSAIKLSKRVSRTELRKQYLNRYTGYVIWSICVIAIILVWGFSTDGFFVALGSTFAVVGVALFANWSILSNITSSFILYFTFPFKIGDRIRIHDKDLPVTAVISDIKGFYTLLITDEGENITYPNNLLLQKGVSILQERKESIFDINDQESDPTV, from the coding sequence ATGAAAGAATTTTTACTGAGACCACAAGTTATACTCACGTTATCATTGTTATTGTTAACTTTTATAACACATCGTTTTATTATTTGGAGTGCGATAAAGTTATCTAAACGAGTTTCTAGAACAGAACTACGTAAACAATATCTAAACAGATATACTGGCTATGTAATTTGGAGTATTTGTGTCATTGCAATTATTCTCGTTTGGGGTTTTTCTACTGATGGATTTTTTGTTGCACTAGGATCTACCTTTGCAGTAGTAGGTGTTGCATTATTTGCAAACTGGAGTATTCTAAGTAATATCACCTCCAGTTTTATTCTTTATTTTACCTTTCCGTTCAAGATAGGTGACCGCATTCGTATTCATGATAAAGACTTACCGGTAACCGCCGTTATAAGTGATATAAAAGGTTTTTATACCTTACTCATTACAGACGAAGGTGAGAATATTACCTACCCAAACAATTTGCTTCTTCAAAAAGGAGTATCTATACTTCAAGAAAGAAAGGAATCTATTTTTGACATTAATGATCAAGAATCAGATCCTACAGTTTAA
- a CDS encoding translation initiation factor — MDLSDQLKNLFPDHDFKEEKQTEKSNIWLQEQPLECKFEKRKGKVNTIIDGYTGATADFKILAKELKTQLGVGGSFKNDQIIIQGDYRDRIMEMLKDKGFKVKRVGG, encoded by the coding sequence ATGGACTTAAGCGACCAGCTCAAAAACCTTTTTCCAGATCACGACTTCAAAGAAGAAAAACAAACAGAAAAAAGCAATATCTGGTTACAAGAGCAACCTCTAGAATGTAAGTTTGAAAAACGTAAAGGAAAAGTAAACACCATTATCGATGGTTACACAGGAGCAACAGCAGACTTTAAAATTTTAGCCAAAGAATTAAAAACTCAATTAGGAGTAGGTGGAAGTTTTAAAAACGATCAAATAATCATTCAAGGTGATTATCGCGATCGCATCATGGAAATGCTCAAAGACAAAGGATTTAAAGTAAAGCGTGTCGGTGGATGA